In Pseudomonadota bacterium, a single genomic region encodes these proteins:
- the ald gene encoding alanine dehydrogenase: MRIGVPRELKPLEGRVGLIPAACAELVRAGHEVYVEKNGGIKSGYSDDQFKAVGVKIMDTAEEVYGTAEIVVKVKEPIAEDLKHLRKDHLLFCYLHLAALPELTQSLCDIGLTAVAFETVENQQGGLPLLAPMSDIAGRLSIQVATHLLHQPQGGKGILLGGVPAAKRGKVVILGGGVAGGNAAIVAAGLGAEVVVFDMDRDKLVKARAIGANVTGLYPHTEDVAKAVKSADIVIGAVLVTGARAPHVVSSEMVKSMQPGSVVVDISVDQGGCIETTRPRTYDDPTYVWEGVTHFAVTNMPGAVPRTSSQALSAAIAPYAMRLTSSDWRQSADLLKGINVEDGKIVHPALFK, translated from the coding sequence ATGCGAATTGGTGTGCCCCGTGAATTGAAGCCGCTTGAAGGCCGGGTGGGCCTGATACCCGCGGCTTGCGCGGAACTCGTCCGGGCTGGCCACGAAGTGTATGTCGAGAAGAATGGCGGCATCAAAAGCGGTTACAGCGATGACCAGTTTAAGGCGGTTGGCGTCAAGATTATGGACACGGCTGAAGAGGTTTACGGAACCGCCGAGATAGTGGTCAAGGTCAAGGAACCCATCGCCGAAGACCTGAAGCACCTGCGGAAAGACCATTTGCTGTTTTGTTATCTGCACCTGGCCGCGCTCCCCGAGCTGACCCAGTCGTTGTGCGATATTGGCCTGACGGCAGTCGCGTTCGAGACCGTGGAGAATCAGCAGGGCGGGTTACCGCTGCTGGCGCCGATGAGCGATATCGCCGGCCGCTTGTCTATCCAGGTTGCAACCCATCTGTTGCACCAGCCGCAAGGCGGCAAGGGTATATTGCTCGGTGGCGTGCCGGCGGCCAAGCGAGGCAAGGTTGTGATCCTCGGTGGCGGAGTCGCTGGCGGCAATGCGGCCATCGTGGCGGCCGGTCTGGGCGCCGAGGTCGTGGTATTCGACATGGATCGGGACAAGCTGGTAAAGGCCCGCGCCATCGGGGCCAACGTGACCGGCCTTTATCCACATACTGAGGATGTTGCAAAGGCCGTAAAAAGCGCGGACATTGTTATCGGCGCCGTGCTGGTAACCGGTGCACGCGCGCCGCACGTCGTCAGCTCGGAGATGGTCAAATCCATGCAGCCGGGCAGTGTAGTCGTCGATATTTCGGTTGACCAGGGAGGCTGTATTGAAACAACCCGGCCGAGGACCTATGACGATCCGACGTACGTCTGGGAAGGCGTAACCCACTTTGCGGTGACCAATATGCCGGGCGCGGTGCCCAGGACTTCGTCGCAGGCACTGTCGGCGGCGATTGCGCCGTATGCCATGCGCCTGACATCGAGCGACTGGCGGCAGTCGGCAGATCTGCTGAAGGGCATCAATGTAGAGGACGGCAAAATCGTCCACCCGGCGCTGTTTAAGTAG
- the gspC gene encoding type II secretion system protein GspC produces MNQLASKTGVMGSSEAARVLSRLSGKLPQWTSFLLVIVVAWQLAILVLQLITDPSQPLQPIASPEAGTAEAAHETDISIITDAGLFGTFQGTVTDDVPETPDPGLVSDVPETTLDLTLKGTIWDSDRDRAVAIIEYRNEEKVYSIGDPVVAGTTLYLVEPHRVILQRTGGRLEELRLSEPSQISANERSRNRPTSRRNLRNMSRNTVLRSAVDSGALSEIIRPQPHFADGRLKGYRIYPGRQRRAFAELGFRPGDLATSINGVPLTDPDQSTNLLAGIDQGSQVTVTVERNGIPEVITIDLDQISSAIRKLPPGSQRR; encoded by the coding sequence ATGAATCAACTGGCAAGCAAAACCGGTGTAATGGGCAGCAGTGAAGCCGCCCGCGTACTATCCCGGCTTAGCGGCAAACTGCCGCAATGGACTTCTTTTTTGTTGGTTATCGTGGTGGCCTGGCAACTCGCCATCTTGGTACTGCAGCTGATCACCGATCCCTCGCAACCGTTGCAACCGATTGCCTCACCTGAGGCCGGCACCGCCGAGGCTGCCCACGAAACAGATATTTCCATAATCACGGACGCGGGCCTGTTTGGTACTTTTCAGGGCACAGTGACGGATGACGTACCTGAAACCCCTGACCCAGGCCTGGTTTCCGATGTTCCTGAGACCACGCTCGACCTGACTCTCAAAGGAACAATTTGGGACAGCGATCGCGACCGTGCCGTGGCAATCATCGAGTACCGAAACGAAGAAAAGGTATATTCGATCGGCGACCCGGTCGTCGCAGGCACTACGCTTTACCTGGTCGAGCCTCATCGGGTCATTTTACAACGCACCGGCGGCCGCCTGGAGGAGCTCAGGCTATCCGAACCGAGCCAGATATCGGCGAACGAACGATCCCGCAACCGGCCGACCAGCCGGCGCAACCTGAGAAATATGAGTAGAAATACGGTGCTCCGAAGCGCCGTCGATAGCGGCGCCCTGAGCGAGATAATCCGCCCGCAACCGCACTTCGCCGATGGCCGGCTCAAAGGATATCGAATTTACCCGGGCAGGCAGCGACGCGCCTTTGCGGAACTGGGTTTCCGCCCGGGGGATCTGGCCACCAGTATCAACGGCGTACCGTTGACGGACCCGGATCAAAGTACGAATCTGCTGGCCGGAATAGACCAGGGCAGCCAGGTGACAGTAACGGTTGAGCGCAACGGCATCCCCGAAGTCATTACGATCGATCTCGACCAGATAAGCTCTGCCATAAGAAAATTACCGCCTGGCTCGCAGCGTCGATGA
- a CDS encoding adenylate/guanylate cyclase domain-containing protein, which yields MYKRLLIRVLISSMLFLPFLLHNRGDIHMGWLERLEQLTYDARLVFTVPNTIDDRIVIVDLDEKSLLEEGQWPWPRDRVARLVNRLFDDYQINVLGFDIVFAEPDNRSGLPVLERLAQNELRNVPQFRQALDNLRPVLDTDSLFAKALANRATVLGYVFRHPGDAGAGVSSGMLPQPLIPSDQNDTNIPFAEAIAYTGNLALLQTSAAGGFFENALVDKDGKYRRVPLLQKYNGNLYPSLAFAVAHQALGRPKLGFVFQHGADGPRDGLDLEWLTLGDKKIPVGGDVSVLVPYRGQLGSFPYVSAADVLHGRAAKYPLKGAIVLVGTSAAGLHDLRNTPLGNRFTGVEIHANIVSGILDETIKHHPRYVQGIEITILFLLAILMTAVLPRVPVTTATLMTILIMLLITVLNLVVWGKGNFVLPLASLLSFTFLLYFLHMIYGYFVEARGRRELSGLFGQYVPPELVAEMGNNPGDFSMASESREMTVMFADIRNFTGIAEQLSPPEVSELLNAFLTPMTRVIQRHRGTIDKYMGDAIMAFWGAPVRDRQHARNALLSAIEMQGALSQLQMGFDRRGWPEIKVGIGLNTGEMRVGNMGSSFRMAYTVMGDSVNLGARLENLTKTYGVTIAVGEATCKAVPDFAFLELDRVQVKGRGNALAIFSPVGPRNEMGQEIRQMLKKHAMALQYYRERDWDSAEKEFFGLAQSFPERKLFSLYLDRVTYFRGHPPADDWDGISVILHK from the coding sequence ATGTATAAACGGCTGCTAATACGCGTTTTGATCAGCTCAATGCTGTTTCTCCCCTTTTTGCTCCACAACCGGGGCGATATCCACATGGGATGGCTGGAGCGCCTGGAGCAACTGACTTACGACGCCAGGCTGGTTTTTACCGTGCCAAACACCATCGATGACCGAATCGTCATTGTGGATCTGGATGAAAAAAGCCTCCTGGAAGAAGGGCAATGGCCGTGGCCGAGAGACCGGGTTGCCCGGTTGGTGAACCGGTTGTTCGACGACTATCAGATCAATGTTCTTGGTTTCGATATTGTATTCGCCGAGCCAGACAATCGTAGCGGCCTACCGGTATTGGAACGATTGGCACAGAACGAACTGCGAAATGTCCCCCAGTTTCGCCAGGCGCTTGATAATTTGCGGCCGGTACTGGATACGGATAGCCTTTTTGCCAAAGCGCTTGCCAATCGGGCGACGGTACTGGGTTACGTATTTCGCCACCCAGGTGACGCGGGCGCAGGTGTTTCCTCGGGCATGTTGCCGCAGCCGTTGATACCGTCGGATCAGAACGACACCAATATCCCCTTCGCCGAGGCGATCGCATATACCGGCAATCTCGCGCTGCTGCAAACCAGCGCGGCCGGTGGGTTTTTCGAAAACGCGCTGGTTGACAAAGATGGGAAATATCGACGGGTTCCCCTGCTGCAAAAATACAATGGCAATCTCTATCCATCCCTTGCTTTCGCAGTGGCTCACCAGGCACTGGGCCGGCCAAAACTGGGTTTTGTATTTCAGCATGGCGCGGACGGGCCACGCGACGGCCTGGACCTCGAATGGCTGACGCTCGGCGACAAGAAAATCCCGGTTGGCGGAGACGTATCGGTTCTGGTTCCGTACCGGGGGCAGTTGGGCAGCTTCCCCTATGTCTCCGCGGCAGACGTATTGCATGGCCGGGCAGCGAAATATCCGTTGAAAGGGGCGATAGTCCTCGTGGGGACGAGCGCTGCCGGTCTCCATGACTTGCGAAATACGCCGCTGGGCAATCGATTTACCGGTGTCGAAATTCACGCCAACATTGTTTCCGGAATCCTGGACGAGACGATCAAGCATCATCCGCGCTACGTCCAGGGCATCGAGATTACGATTCTGTTTTTGCTCGCTATTCTGATGACCGCCGTGTTGCCCAGGGTCCCCGTCACGACAGCGACGCTGATGACGATATTGATAATGCTGCTGATTACCGTATTGAACCTGGTGGTCTGGGGCAAGGGCAATTTCGTGCTGCCGCTGGCATCCTTGCTGAGTTTCACGTTCCTGTTGTACTTCCTGCACATGATTTACGGCTATTTCGTGGAGGCAAGGGGCAGGCGAGAACTGTCGGGTTTGTTCGGCCAATATGTGCCGCCGGAGCTGGTTGCCGAAATGGGTAACAACCCTGGTGATTTTTCAATGGCAAGCGAGAGCAGGGAGATGACCGTGATGTTCGCCGATATCCGGAATTTTACCGGGATCGCCGAACAGCTTAGCCCGCCGGAAGTCAGCGAGCTTCTTAACGCTTTTCTGACACCGATGACGCGGGTGATCCAACGACATCGTGGCACGATCGACAAGTACATGGGTGACGCGATCATGGCCTTCTGGGGGGCTCCGGTCCGGGACCGGCAACATGCAAGAAACGCTTTGTTATCAGCGATCGAAATGCAAGGAGCGCTCAGCCAGCTGCAAATGGGGTTTGACCGCAGAGGCTGGCCGGAAATCAAGGTTGGTATCGGTCTGAATACCGGCGAAATGCGGGTCGGCAACATGGGTTCAAGTTTCCGGATGGCATACACCGTGATGGGTGATTCCGTGAACCTCGGCGCAAGGCTGGAAAACCTGACCAAGACCTATGGGGTAACCATCGCGGTGGGCGAGGCCACCTGCAAGGCGGTGCCGGATTTCGCCTTTCTCGAGCTGGACAGGGTTCAGGTCAAGGGCAGGGGCAATGCTCTCGCGATCTTCAGTCCGGTCGGGCCACGCAACGAAATGGGGCAGGAAATCAGGCAAATGCTGAAAAAGCATGCCATGGCCCTGCAGTATTACCGCGAGCGTGATTGGGATTCCGCCGAAAAGGAATTTTTCGGCCTGGCCCAGTCATTTCCCGAACGCAAGCTTTTTAGCCTTTATCTTGACCGGGTAACCTACTTCAGGGGCCATCCGCCCGCAGACGACTGGGACGGTATTTCGGTTATTCTGCACAAATAA
- the trxB gene encoding thioredoxin-disulfide reductase: MSDTRHSRLLILGSGPAGYAAAVYAARANLAPVLIAGMEQGGQLMTTTDVDNWPGDVEGLQGPELMDRMARHAQRFDTEIINDHINKAELGGRPFLLTGDSGLYSCDALIIATGASARYLGLESEEKYKGRGVSACATCDGFFYRGQEVVVIGGGNTAVEEAIYLSNIASKVTLVHRRDKLRAEKMLQDKLFAKCGENGNVSIAWDQTLDEVLGDDKGVTGVRLRNTANTSDTRELPVHGVFIAIGYDPNTGLFAGQLEMENGYIQIRSGLKGDATAASIAGVFAAGDVADQVYRQAVTSSGFGCMAALDAEKYLESLES, translated from the coding sequence ATGAGCGACACCAGACATAGCCGTCTGTTGATTCTGGGTTCAGGCCCCGCTGGATATGCAGCCGCGGTCTACGCAGCGCGGGCTAATTTGGCCCCGGTCCTGATTGCCGGCATGGAGCAAGGCGGCCAATTGATGACGACGACCGATGTAGACAACTGGCCAGGCGACGTCGAAGGGCTGCAAGGCCCCGAGTTGATGGACCGCATGGCTCGGCACGCGCAAAGGTTCGATACCGAAATTATCAACGATCATATCAACAAGGCCGAGCTGGGCGGGCGGCCATTCCTGCTGACCGGCGACAGCGGGCTGTATAGCTGCGATGCGCTGATCATTGCGACCGGCGCCAGTGCCCGCTACCTGGGACTGGAGTCCGAGGAAAAATATAAAGGTCGTGGCGTATCCGCCTGTGCGACTTGTGACGGGTTCTTTTATCGCGGCCAGGAAGTGGTGGTAATCGGTGGCGGCAACACGGCAGTTGAGGAAGCAATATACCTGTCCAACATCGCGTCGAAAGTCACCCTGGTACATCGCAGGGATAAACTGCGTGCAGAGAAAATGTTGCAGGACAAACTGTTTGCCAAATGCGGAGAAAATGGAAATGTCAGCATTGCCTGGGACCAAACGCTTGACGAGGTACTTGGCGATGACAAGGGCGTAACCGGCGTTCGTCTGCGCAACACCGCAAATACTTCAGATACCCGGGAGTTGCCGGTGCATGGTGTTTTCATCGCCATTGGCTACGACCCGAACACCGGTCTTTTTGCCGGCCAGCTCGAGATGGAAAACGGTTATATCCAGATTCGCTCAGGCTTGAAAGGGGATGCCACCGCCGCCAGCATTGCGGGCGTCTTTGCCGCTGGCGATGTTGCCGATCAGGTATATCGCCAGGCGGTTACATCGTCCGGGTTCGGTTGCATGGCTGCGCTGGACGCGGAAAAATACCTGGAATCGCTGGAATCCTGA
- a CDS encoding leucyl/phenylalanyl-tRNA--protein transferase, with protein MTGRVAQGLVWLDSDDPVDLFPDPEQALPEPNGLLAAGGDLSPDRVLAAYRQGIFPWYQDGQPILWWSPDPRAVIPVGRMHISRGLRHLLRSGRYQLSLDQDCAGVINGCMGPRNDRAETWITLDMCLAYLDLHNLGHVHSIEVWEDHTLIGGLYGVAVGRVFCGESMFSRRNNASKVAMACLDRLLCETGFELMDCQMYTPHLASLGAQTMSRRQYLEKLRNWSGKSPTHPPWPAIARSSAQFDEWRRPDNSSV; from the coding sequence ATGACCGGAAGAGTTGCACAGGGGCTGGTCTGGCTGGATTCTGATGATCCGGTTGATCTGTTCCCGGATCCGGAGCAAGCGCTACCGGAACCAAACGGCCTGCTCGCCGCCGGCGGTGACCTCTCCCCTGACCGCGTGCTCGCCGCGTACCGGCAGGGTATCTTCCCGTGGTACCAGGACGGCCAGCCGATACTTTGGTGGTCGCCTGATCCGCGGGCAGTAATACCCGTCGGCCGGATGCACATCAGCCGCGGCCTTCGCCACCTGCTTCGCAGCGGCCGTTATCAGCTTAGTCTGGACCAGGATTGTGCCGGGGTAATCAATGGATGCATGGGGCCACGCAACGACCGGGCCGAGACCTGGATTACCCTGGACATGTGCCTGGCCTATCTCGATCTCCACAACCTGGGCCATGTCCATTCGATCGAAGTCTGGGAAGACCATACCCTGATCGGGGGGCTATACGGCGTCGCAGTGGGCCGCGTGTTTTGCGGAGAATCCATGTTCAGCCGGCGCAACAATGCATCGAAGGTCGCGATGGCCTGCCTGGACCGATTGCTTTGCGAAACCGGCTTTGAACTGATGGATTGCCAGATGTACACGCCGCACCTGGCAAGTCTTGGCGCACAGACGATGTCGCGGCGCCAGTACCTCGAAAAACTCAGGAACTGGTCCGGGAAGTCGCCGACCCATCCACCGTGGCCTGCGATTGCCCGCAGCAGTGCACAATTCGATGAATGGCGGAGACCGGATAATTCGTCTGTTTGA
- the clpS gene encoding ATP-dependent Clp protease adapter ClpS, with the protein MTDFEENHEQGLAVKEARPKLKRPPMYRVLLLNDDYTPMDFVVGVLERFFSMDRVKATRVMLEVHTDGQGACGAFTFEIAETKVAQVNAYSRQQQHPLLCTMEES; encoded by the coding sequence ATGACTGATTTTGAGGAAAACCACGAGCAAGGCCTGGCGGTCAAAGAAGCGCGACCAAAACTCAAGCGGCCGCCGATGTACAGGGTATTGTTGCTCAATGACGACTACACGCCGATGGATTTTGTCGTCGGCGTGCTGGAACGGTTTTTCTCGATGGACCGGGTCAAGGCCACGCGCGTCATGCTTGAAGTCCATACCGACGGGCAGGGCGCCTGTGGAGCTTTTACCTTTGAAATCGCGGAAACCAAGGTTGCCCAGGTCAATGCCTATTCGAGACAACAGCAGCATCCTTTGTTGTGCACCATGGAAGAAAGCTGA
- the clpA gene encoding ATP-dependent Clp protease ATP-binding subunit ClpA: MLSRELELCLNDAFRGARNMRHEFMTVEHLLLVLLDELRVRELLISCGADISGLKKDLQSFVGETTPLIEDGSEREVQPTLGFQRVLQRALFHVQSSGKKEVTTQNVLVAIFSEKQSQALYLLNQQSIERLDVVNYLSHGLAPIGDDSTDSVGSGQEDADMAASPLGLYASNLNEMAEAGRIDPLIGRTDEIQRTIQILCRRRKNNPLFVGDAGVGKTAMAEGLAKLIVEKKVPDLLRNTTIYSLDMGALVAGTKYRGDFEKRLKGVFADLEKDPSSVLFIDEIHTIIGAGSTSGSVMDASNLIKPVLANGRLRCIGSTTYEEFRGIFEKDHALARRFQKVDIPEPSVAETVAILKGLKSRFEEHHGVKYPDSALQAAAELSARHINDRRLPDKAIDVIDEAGANIRLLEEEQRPDKVSVELIEDIVARMARIPPRSVSASDRNLLKNLERDMKLVIFGQDAAIGLLASAIKMARSGLADETRPVGSFLFSGPTGVGKTEVSRQLALALGIELLRFDMSEYMERHTVSRLIGAPPGYVGYDEGGLLTEQVTKTPHCVLLLDEIEKAHPDVFNILLQVMDHGTLTDNNGRRTDFKNAILIMTTNAGSGEMSRASIGFTEQDHSSDGMKAIQKIFSPEFRNRLDGIIQFKALDSATIQLVADKLLLELEAQLEQKNVSLDVDPGARAWVARHGYDEKMGARPMARLIQEKIKRPLAEELLFGDLSAGGHVQVTTDANDQLALKITKVLELDKVE; this comes from the coding sequence ATGCTTAGCAGGGAACTCGAACTTTGTCTGAACGACGCGTTTCGCGGCGCGCGCAACATGCGTCACGAATTCATGACCGTTGAGCATCTGCTGCTGGTCTTGCTAGATGAGTTAAGGGTCCGGGAGCTGCTGATATCCTGTGGCGCCGATATCAGCGGGCTGAAGAAAGACTTGCAATCCTTCGTCGGTGAGACGACGCCGTTGATCGAGGACGGCTCAGAAAGGGAAGTGCAACCGACCCTGGGTTTCCAGAGGGTGTTGCAAAGAGCGCTGTTCCACGTGCAGTCCTCCGGCAAGAAAGAAGTCACCACGCAAAACGTCCTGGTTGCGATTTTCTCCGAAAAGCAATCGCAAGCGCTTTATCTGCTCAATCAGCAGAGTATCGAACGCCTGGATGTCGTTAATTACCTGTCTCACGGCCTGGCGCCGATTGGAGATGACTCAACCGACAGTGTTGGCAGCGGCCAGGAAGATGCCGATATGGCTGCCAGTCCGCTTGGATTGTATGCCAGCAACCTGAACGAGATGGCAGAGGCCGGTCGCATCGATCCATTGATCGGACGCACGGATGAAATTCAGCGCACGATACAAATTCTTTGCCGTCGGCGGAAAAACAATCCGCTGTTTGTAGGCGATGCCGGTGTGGGCAAAACGGCGATGGCCGAAGGTCTGGCGAAACTCATCGTCGAGAAAAAGGTTCCCGATCTGCTGAGAAACACGACCATATATTCGCTGGACATGGGCGCCTTGGTGGCGGGCACCAAATACCGCGGAGATTTTGAGAAACGGCTCAAGGGCGTGTTTGCCGATCTGGAAAAGGATCCTTCGTCGGTGCTTTTTATTGATGAGATTCACACGATAATCGGCGCCGGCTCGACATCGGGAAGCGTCATGGATGCGTCGAATCTGATCAAACCGGTGCTGGCCAACGGTCGTCTGCGGTGTATCGGTTCGACAACCTATGAAGAGTTTCGGGGAATTTTTGAAAAGGACCATGCATTGGCAAGGCGCTTTCAAAAAGTCGACATTCCTGAACCTTCAGTGGCTGAAACAGTTGCGATCCTGAAAGGACTCAAGTCGCGGTTTGAGGAACATCATGGCGTAAAATACCCGGATTCAGCCTTGCAAGCGGCCGCCGAGCTATCGGCACGCCATATCAACGATCGCCGCCTGCCCGACAAGGCAATCGATGTCATCGATGAAGCGGGCGCCAATATTCGGTTACTCGAAGAAGAGCAAAGGCCGGATAAGGTTTCTGTCGAATTGATCGAGGATATTGTCGCGCGCATGGCGCGGATACCGCCGCGCAGCGTATCCGCTTCGGATCGTAACTTGCTCAAAAACCTGGAAAGGGATATGAAGCTGGTGATTTTCGGGCAGGATGCGGCGATCGGTTTGCTGGCCTCCGCGATAAAGATGGCCAGATCAGGCCTCGCTGATGAAACCCGGCCGGTAGGCAGTTTTCTTTTTTCAGGTCCCACAGGCGTTGGCAAAACGGAGGTTTCGCGGCAGCTGGCCCTGGCGCTCGGGATCGAATTGCTGCGTTTCGATATGTCTGAGTACATGGAACGACACACGGTTTCCCGCCTCATTGGCGCGCCGCCGGGGTACGTTGGCTACGACGAGGGCGGCCTGCTGACCGAGCAAGTAACCAAAACCCCGCATTGTGTTTTGCTGCTCGATGAAATTGAAAAGGCACACCCTGATGTGTTCAATATTTTGTTGCAGGTGATGGATCATGGCACGCTGACCGACAATAACGGCAGGCGCACGGATTTCAAGAATGCGATCCTGATCATGACAACGAACGCCGGCAGCGGAGAAATGAGCCGTGCCTCCATAGGTTTTACCGAACAGGATCATTCCAGCGATGGCATGAAGGCTATCCAGAAAATCTTTTCGCCCGAGTTCCGCAACCGGCTGGACGGCATTATCCAGTTCAAGGCACTGGATTCGGCAACCATCCAACTGGTGGCGGACAAACTGCTGCTCGAGCTGGAAGCACAACTTGAGCAGAAAAACGTCAGCCTGGATGTCGATCCGGGAGCCAGGGCCTGGGTTGCCCGGCATGGTTATGACGAAAAAATGGGCGCGCGACCCATGGCGCGCCTGATCCAGGAGAAAATAAAGCGCCCACTCGCCGAAGAACTGTTGTTTGGTGATTTGTCTGCCGGTGGCCATGTACAGGTAACCACCGATGCGAATGACCAGCTGGCCCTCAAGATCACGAAGGTCCTGGAACTCGACAAGGTTGAATAA
- the infA gene encoding translation initiation factor IF-1 — protein sequence MPKEEAIQMEGKVTETLPNTMFRVELENGHVVTAHISGKMRKHYIRILTGDNVTVELTPYDLSKGRIIYRSR from the coding sequence ATGCCAAAAGAAGAAGCCATACAAATGGAAGGCAAGGTCACCGAGACCTTACCCAACACCATGTTCCGGGTCGAACTGGAAAATGGCCACGTAGTTACAGCCCATATCAGCGGGAAAATGCGCAAGCATTATATTCGCATCCTGACCGGTGATAACGTTACCGTGGAACTAACGCCTTACGATCTTTCCAAGGGAAGAATAATCTACCGCAGCCGCTAG